Proteins found in one Vicia villosa cultivar HV-30 ecotype Madison, WI unplaced genomic scaffold, Vvil1.0 ctg.000262F_1_1_1, whole genome shotgun sequence genomic segment:
- the LOC131626123 gene encoding probable serine/threonine-protein kinase At1g54610, giving the protein MGCVIGRQAVTSEKKGLGGESNRKVDEVDNGGGGDRVQVATRGESRRSKANPRLSNPPKHLLGEQVAAGWPPWLTAVCGEALSGWIPRKADTFEKIDKIGQGTYSNVYKAKDSLTGKIVALKKVRFDNLEPESVKFMAREILILRRLDHPNVIKLHGLVTSRMTCSLYLVFDYMEHDLAGLAASPDIRFTEPQIKCYMNQLLSGLEHCHNRHVLHRDIKGSNLLVDNEGILKIADFGLASFFDPNHRHPMTSRVVTLWYRPPELLLGATSYGVGVDLWSAGCILGELLAGKPIMPGRTEVEQLHKIYKLCGSPSDEYWKRSKLPNATLFKPREPYKRCIRETFKGFPPSALPLIDNLLAIDPVERKTASDALRSEFFMTEPYACDPSSLPKYPPSKEMDAKRRDDEMRRQRAANKTRVDGSKKHRTRDRAAKAFHAPEANAELQSNIDRRRLITHANAKSKSEKFPPPHQDATLGVPLGSSHRIDPETIPADASFISTAYTYSKEPFQAWSGPIGNAADIGLPMRKKHIAGDVFDLSKSPKGILKDKFKGKGIIA; this is encoded by the exons ATGGGATGTGTGATTGGTCGTCAAGCAGTTACATCGGAGAAGAAGGGTTTGGGTGGTGAGAGTAACAGGAAGGTTGATGAGGTTGAtaatggtggtggtggtgataGGGTTCAGGTGGCGACTCGAGGCGAGAGTAGAAGATCGAAGGCGAATCCGAGGCTGAGTAATCCGCCGAAGCATTTACTTGGGGAACAGGTTGCTGCTGGATGGCCGCCTTGGCTTACTGCTGTCTGTGGGGAAGCTCTTAGTGGATGGATTCCGCGAAAGGCGGATACATTTGAGAAAATTGATAAG ATTGGGCAAGGAACGTATAGTAATGTGTACAAAGCTAAAGACTCATTGACTGGTAAAATTGTTGCTCTCAAGAAGGTTCGTTTTGACAATTTGGAACCTGAGAGCGTTAAGTTCATGGCTAGAGAGATTCTTATTCTGCGAAGGTTGGATCATCCAAATGTTATTAAGCTGCATGGTTTAGTTACATCAAGGATGACTTGTAGTTTgtatttggtgtttgattacaTGGAGCATGATTTAGCTGGACTTGCTGCAAGCCCGGACATCAGGTTTACAGAGCCTCAG ATAAAATGTTACATGAATCAGCTGCTATCGGGACTTGAGCATTGTCATAACCGACATGTACTTCACCGTGATATTAAAGGATCAAATCTTCTTGTTGATAATGAAGGAATACTAAAGATTGCTGACTTTGGGTTGGCATCCTTTTTTGATCCAAACCATAGGCATCCCATGACTAGTCGAGTAGTTACACTTTGGTATCGGCCTCCAGAGTTGCTTCTCGGTGCTACAAGTTATGGTGTCGGCGTAGACCTTTGGAGCGCCGGATGCATTTTAGGAGAGTTATTGGCTGGGAAACCAATTATGCCTGGTCGTACAGAG GTGGAGCAACTACATAAGATATACAAACTATGTGGTTCACCTTCTGATGAATACTGGAAGAGGTCAAAGTTGCCCAATGCTACCTTGTTTAAACCTCGAGAGCCGTACAAGAGATGCATAAGAGAGACATTCAAAGGTTTTCCGCCATCTGCTCTACCCCTTATCGATAATCTTCTTGCAATTGATCCTGTAGAACGGAAAACTGCCTCAGATGCTTTAAGAAGTGAG TTCTTTATGACAGAACCTTATGCTTGTGATCCTTCTAGTCTTCCAAAATACCCCCCAAGCAAAGAAATGGATGCTAAAAGACGGGATGATGAAATGAGGAG ACAAAGAGCTGCAAACAAAACTCGGGTTGATGGTTCAAAGAAGCATCGTACTCGTGATCGTGCTGCGAAAGCTTTTCATGCTCCCGAAGCCAATGCCGAGCTTCAATCCAATATTGAT AGAAGACGTCTAATCACTCACGCAAATGCCAAGAGCAAGAGTGAAAAGTTTCCTCCACCACATCAAGATGCAACACTAGGTGTTCCTTTGGGATCTTCGCATCGTATTGATCCAGAAACTATACCTGCAGATGCATCTTTCATTTCAACCGCATATACTTATTCAAAGGAACCATTCCAAGCTTGGTCGGGTCCAATTGGTAATGCTGCTGATATTGGTTTACCGATGCGAAAGAAACACATTGCAGGAGATGTATTCGATTTATCAAaatcaccaaaaggtatcctcaAGGACAAGTTTAAAGGAAAGGGAATTATAGCTTAG